A segment of the Chloracidobacterium sp. genome:
GCTGTGACGATGCCCGTCTCCCGAGCCTGCGACACGTCAATCGTCATCAGTCCCCAGCCGTGATAGACGAAATATTCACGGAAGAAGCGTAGAAACATCGAGATCGGCATTTCGCGGAGCTGAAGGTTGCCTACCGCCTGCGCTTCGCGTTCCAGCCGGCGCATGATGCGTTCTCCCCAGATTTTTCCGCAGGTTTTAAAAATGACCGGCCACGCAGGGCCGGCTTCGTCCTTGACGGCGGTGTACACACCCGCCAGGAAGTCGGTTGACAGGAGGCATAAGCGCGTTTTGGCTGGGTTCCACAACACGCCTTCGCGCAGGTCAAAGCCCAACCGTGATTCGTCAAAAAAACTCTCCAAACCCTCAAGTAAATCCACCGTAGCACGCATCATGCCCCGTAGTCCTCCGACAAGACATTCATGGCGAGGTCAAGATAAGGCGACAGCAACCGAAAGCTTGTCGGTTGCAGGTCCTGCTGACACTCACGTTTGACGACATAGTACATGTGGTAAATGGACTTAACCTTCCCTTTGAAGGCTTTGAGTTTCGTCGCCAGCGCCGGGTCAATCTTGGCGAAGGCTTCCCGCATCGCCGCGGTCTGTCCAACTTCCGGGAAGTCAAACGCCTGCAAAATGGTTTTCATCCAGATGAGGAGCTTATTCTCAAACCAGCGCGGGTCTTCAATCAGCATCGAAAGCGTGGCGTATGACAGTACATAACGCGCGTCGCGGACGCACTTCGCCGTAGCATGCTCGTGATGCTGTTCGTAGGGATACATCGTGTAGATTTCCTTTACGCTCCGACTAACGATACCGGTTTCCTTAGCACGGATATCCTTCGCCGCCGCGATATGCGCGGAAAGATTGGGGTAGTAACTCTCCAGCTTGGCGAACTCGGCGTCGGTGAAGTATTTGCCCTCCGCCTGCCGAAACATGTTCGCCAAATCGGGGTGGCGGTGTGGTGGAACTACGGTGGCTGGTGCTGTCATGGATGGAAATCAACCTCCGTGAAGCCTTGGGCAGAGGACAGCGCGTAGGGAAACACAAGGAAACCCTACGCCGCAGCCGCCGCTCAGGGCAATGAGAGCAGGCTTATTTCTTGACTTGTGAAGCGCGGATGGCGCTTTCCGTCGCTACCCGCAAGAACTCGCTCGCGCCGGCGCTTGACCACGGCGACTGCGTCGAACGACCGCCGCCGTTGGTGTCCCAAGGGATGCTCTGGAAGAACGTAAAGGCGGCGATTTCGTCGGTTGGGGCTACCGCCGACGCAACAACGGCGACGGGTGCCGGCGCAGGAGAGGCATCGGCCGGCGGTGGGGCGACTTCCACCGGCAAAGGCAACAGCCCTTCCGTCGCGCGGCTGGTTGCCGCCGTTAGGCGTGTTGAAGACGGACGCGGCGCCGACCGGACAGGAGCGCCACCGCGTTGCGCCCAAGGCACAAGCTCCGTGAAAAACACCTCGGCGGTATCCTCCAAACTCAGCGCCGCGCGAGCACGCTGGATAGCCAAGTTGAGCTTTTCACGACAGCGTGCAATCCGCGCCAGCAACGCCTCTTGTTCATCAAGTAAATCTTGGGGGAGCGAAAGACTAAGACTCGTCATGTTCTGTACCTTTTGAAGTTAGGCGGATACATTGTCAGTCGATGAGCTTCTCCATGATTTCTTGCGCCGACGCGCCTTCGCGCCGCCAGAACTCAGCCGCATTGACCTTTTTCTGAGAACCGACAATAAACTTACAGCAGTCATTGCCCATTGAGTAGCACTGCACCTCAATCCCTCCGCGCTCCTCACGGTCAAAGACGCTGAAGACGCCGGCAAACATGCCGGCATACATATAGCAAACTGGCTTACCGACTTGCTCCATTGCCTTTGCCACGGCGGAGTTCTTGATGGTGATAAAAACCATGCCTTGCTTTTCAAAGCTGAAGTCAATTGCCCATGCACCCCAGCCTTCAGCTGTCAGCGGCCACCACCAAGATTCGAGGACGAACTTGCGGTTCATTTGCCAGATATCGAGTTTACCGCCGCCGAACTCGTGGCGCATTTTTTCAGCAAAGCGCTTCATGTCACTGACGCCCCACTCGTAGCCGCATTTGTACATTACAAGGTTAGAGGCGTCACCAATTTCTTCATCCAGTCCGGCATGGAGACTGGTGATAAAGTCTTCTGACGCATAGACGCCGCGCTGACCGTC
Coding sequences within it:
- a CDS encoding 4-vinyl reductase, whose protein sequence is MAINVADGGIKNYHNYFVPEDFLSRDPRTRTIRLRDGQRGVYASEDFITSLHAGLDEEIGDASNLVMYKCGYEWGVSDMKRFAEKMRHEFGGGKLDIWQMNRKFVLESWWWPLTAEGWGAWAIDFSFEKQGMVFITIKNSAVAKAMEQVGKPVCYMYAGMFAGVFSVFDREERGGIEVQCYSMGNDCCKFIVGSQKKVNAAEFWRREGASAQEIMEKLID